From a single Drosophila sulfurigaster albostrigata strain 15112-1811.04 chromosome 3, ASM2355843v2, whole genome shotgun sequence genomic region:
- the LOC133843095 gene encoding uncharacterized protein LOC133843095 has product MSMTGEASGISETNTSNSIPDTSSISTNNVEKLDYRICKKEVVKQINSESNSKNDTSDSHLNRLHSLRNELNYINDTDWMYESLEKKPQL; this is encoded by the exons ATGTCTATGACTGGCGAAGCAAGCGGCATCAGCGAAACAAACACAAGCAACAGCATTCCAGATaccagcagcatcagcacAAATAACGTCGAG AAACTTGATTATCGGATATGCAAGAAAGAAGTcgttaaacaaataaacagcgAGAGCAATTCTAAGAACGACACCAGCGACAGCCACTTAAATCGTCTACACAGTCTGCGCAACGAATTGAACTATATCAACGATACAGATTGGATGTACGAGAGTTTGGAGAAGAAGCCGCAGCTATAA
- the LOC133843088 gene encoding eukaryotic translation initiation factor 5B yields the protein MVKAKKGKKEILTAAEGGSSADEIETNAVNEADEKLSANNKKNQPKGKKKNKKEADSDAGSDDEAPIETITKGVKKLNVKGKAKGKAKAADDGSDEEPAQAKPAKKSAFNLLVDDDDDDDDVPARQSSSEEEAEVVKPQKKNEKKGKKNKRKGKDDDDEDLDKMLAELQAEYAGEAPPAASVVSPEELADEFSKKSKKNKKQQQPAAAVEEAATEDADDNDNDNEEAGGMKTAAQKKKEKKERQKREAALAKQKAALEPKQKPKPEPEPEPEPEPAPEETAKPEADADDADDGGKAGKNKKKGKKDKKAEAEEEKKETKKKGMSAAMVAAMQEQLKKRKEEEERLQKLEEERLRLEDEREEARLEAVRLEAERKEKKKQKEAERKARLKAEGKLLTKKQKEDRARAQALLDSLKAQGLEIPDPNERRAPRPGTRIRNNKKKGPKEEPTEEEAKAAQEAAEAAAAAAAAAEAAKEEVVKESWDASDSEPEPEPEEESSQATTNTTTNNGKNEAADEAETDEDDDDSDGSDDSDDSDEESEESEKEDTTANDPESRRLRAEARIIKRQAEAEKKRTTDELRAGVVCVLGHVDTGKTKILDKLRRTHVQDSEAGGITQQIGATNVPIEAIKEQTKYVKNVASFEHRLPGLLIIDTPGHESFSNLRNRGSSLCDIAILVVDIMHGLEPQTIESIQLLKKKKCPFIVALNKIDRLYDWKKLERRDVRDVIEGQQSNTQLEFEQRTKDVILQFAEQGLNAALFHKNTDPKTYISLVPTSAITGEGMGNLLFMITDFCQNMLTKRLMYSEELQATVLEVKAIPGLGTTIDAILINGKLREGQTMIVAGTDGPITTQIRSLLMPQPMKELRVKNAYVEYKEVKAAQGVKIAAKDLEKAIAGINLLIAHKPDEVEICKEEVARELKSALSHIKLAQTGVYVQASTLGSLEALLEFLRTSKIPYSAIRIGPVVKRDVMKASTMLEHEAQYATILAFDVKVEREAQEMADSLGVKIFQADIIYHLFDKFTSYREELKAKKREEFRSIAVFPCKLKILPQFIFNSRDPIVMGIMVENGIVKVGTPICVPSKEFVDIGIVTSIESNHKQIEFARKGQEICIKIEPIPGESPKMFGRHFEADDMLVSKISRQSIDACKDYFRDDLIKNDWALMVELKKLFEIL from the exons ATGGTTAAAGCTAAAAAGGGCAAGAAAGAGATACTGACCGCTGCTGAGGGTGGTTCATCGGCTGACGAAAT TGAAACCAATGCTGTCAATGAGGCGGACGAAAAACTGagcgccaacaacaagaagaatcAGCCAAAgggcaagaagaagaacaagaaggAAGCTGATTCCGATGCGGGTAGCGATGATGAGGCGCCAATTGAGACCATAACAAAGGGAGTTAAGAAGCTGAATGTCAAAGGCAAGGCTAAAGGTAAAGCAAAGGCTGCTGATGATGGATCCGATGAGGAGCCGGCTCAAGCGAAGCCTGCCAAGAAGTCGGCATTCAATCTTTTGgttgatgacgacgacgatgatgatgatgtgccAGCACGTCAAAGCTCGTCGGAAGAGGAGGCGGAGGTGGTGAAGCCTCAGAAGAAGAACGAGAAGAAGGGCAAAAAGAACAAGCGCAAAGGCaaagacgatgacgacgaggaTTTGGACAAGATGCTGGCTGAACTGCAGGCGGAATATGCAGGCGAGGCACCTCCAGCAGCTAGCGTTGTGTCGCCCGAGGAGCTGGCCGATGAGTTCTCCAAGAAGTCCAAGAAAAacaagaagcaacagcaacctgCGGCGGCGGTTGAAGAGGCCGCTACTGAAGACGCCGATGACAATGATAATGACAATGAAGAAGCTGGTGGCATGAAGACGGCAGCccagaagaagaaggaaaagAAGGAGCGGCAGAAACGTGAAGCAGCGCTGGCCAAGCAGAAGGCGGCGCTAGAGCCCAAGCAGAAGCCTAAACCCGAACCCGAGCCTGAACCAGAGCCAGAGCCGGCTCCCGAGGAGACTGCTAAGCCCGAAGCGGATGCAGATGATGCCGATGATGGCGGCAAGGCCGGAAAGAATAAGAAGAAGGGCAAAAAGGACAAGAAAGCAGAGGCCGAGGAGGAGAAAAAAGAGACGAAAAAGAAGGGCATGTCGGCCGCTATGGTGGCAGCTATGCAGGAGCAGCTCAAGAAGCgcaaggaggaggaggagcgtCTGCAAAAGCTCGAGGAGGAGCGTCTGCGCCTGGAGGACGAGCGTGAGGAAGCGCGTCTTGAAGCAGTGCGCCTAGAAGCCGAgcgcaaagagaaaaagaaacaaaaggaGGCAGAACGCAAGGCGCGCCTCAAGGCCGAAGGCAAGTTGCTTACCAAAAAGCAGAAGGAGGATCGTGCTCGTGCTCAGGCGCTGCTCGATTCGCTGAAGGCGCAGGGTCTCGAAATACCCGATCCCAACGAGAGGCGGGCACCCAGACCAG GCACACGCATTAggaacaacaagaagaagggTCCCAAGGAAGAGCCCACCGAGGAGGAAGCCAAGGCAGCACAGGAAGCAgcggaagcagcagcagctgctgcggcagcagctgaagcCGCCAAGGAGGAGGTGGTCAAGGAGAGTTGGGATGCCAGCGACAGTGAGCCGGAGCCAGAGCCTGAGGAGGAATCATCACAGGCCACGACGAATACTACCAcaaacaatggcaaaaacgAAGCAGCTGATGAGGCCGAAAccgatgaagatgatgatgacagtGATGGCAGCGACGACAGCGATGATTCGGATGAGGAGAGCGAAGAGTCTGAAAAAGAAGACACCACTGCAAATGATCCCGAATCGCGTCGCTTGCGTGCCGAAGCGCGCATCATCAAGCGTCAAGCGGAGGCCGAAAAGAAACGCACCACAGATGAGTTGCGCGCTGGCGTTGTTTGTGTGCTCGGCCATGTGGACACAGGGAAAACAAAGATCCTAGATAAGCTGCGTCGCACCCACGTGCAGGACTCGGAGGCTGGCGGCATTACACAGCAGATTGGTGCCACCAATGTGCCCATCGAAGCCATTAAGGAGCAAACGaaatatgtgaaaaatgtGGCCAGCTTCGAGCATCGTCTGCCCGGACTGCTCATCATCGATACACCCGGCCACGAGTCGTTCAGCAATCTGCGCAATCGCGGCTCTTCTCTCTGTGATATTGCCATTCTGGTTGTGGACATTATGCACGGCCTCGAGCCACAAACCATTGAATCCATACAGTtgctgaagaagaagaaatgcCCCTTCATTGTGGCCCTGAACAAGATCGATCGTCTGTATGATTGGAAGAAGCTGGAACGTCGTGATGTCCGCGATGTGATCGAGGGGCAGCAGAGCAACACACAGCTGGAGTTCGAGCAACGCACTAAAGATGTCATTCTGCAGTTTGCCGAACAGGGACTGAACGCTGCGCTCTTCCATAAGAACACCGATCCCAAGACTTATATCTCGCTGGTGCCAACTAGCGCCATCACTGGCGAGGGCATGGGCAACTTGCTCTTCATGATCACCGACTTCTGTCAGAATATGCTGACCAAGCGTCTGATGTACTCCGAGGAACTGCAGGCCACGGTGCTGGAGGTGAAAGCCATTCCCGGTCTGGGCACCACCATCGATGCCATTCTCATCAACGGCAAGTTGCGTGAGGGACAAACGATGATTGTGGCTGGCACAGATGGTCCGATTACCACACAGATTCGTTCGCTTTTGATGCCCCAGCCCATGAAGGAGTTGCGCGTGAAGAACGCCTATGTGGAGTACAAGGAGGTGAAGGCAGCTCAAGGTGTGAAGATTGCTGCCAAGGATCTGGAAAAGGCCATTGCTGGCATCAATCTGCTCATTGCGCACAAACCCGATGAAGTCGAAATATGCAA AGAGGAAGTTGCTCGCGAACTGAAGAGCGCCCTGAGCCACATCAAGTTGGCTCAGACTGGTGTCTATGTGCAGGCCTCAACTCTGGGCTCCCTGGAAGCTTTGCTCGAGTTTCTGCGTACTTCAAAGATTCCG TATTCTGCCATTCGTATTGGTCCCGTGGTCAAGCGTGATGTGATGAAGGCATCGACTATGTTGGAGCATGAAGCACA ATATGCAACAATCTTGGCATTCGATGTGAAAGTGGAGCGCGAGGCGCAGGAAATGGCCGATTCGTTGGGTGTTAAAATCTTCCAAGCGGACATTATCTATCATCTGTTCGACAAGTTCACCTCCTACCGTGAAGAGCTGAAGGCAAAGAAACGAGAAGAGTTCCGTTCCATAGCCGTATTCCCCTGCAAGCTAAAG ATACTGCCACAATTCATATTCAACAGCCGCGATCCGATCGTCATGGGCATTATGGTCGAGAATGGCATAGTCAAAGTGGGAACGCCAATCTGTGTGCCCAGCAAAGAG
- the LOC133843093 gene encoding cyclin-J, with amino-acid sequence MRRRRIRFLSRQIDYRPQLIQLCQLIIRTYKLSRCALHLSIYYLDRFMDVYTIRADKLQLVALTCLHIAAQIENRDAFVPRYSDMNRIVMNSYTLFEYKAVERKVLTFFDFQLMRPTTASFIEMLSCKYVTRDDYVDYMKSLDESPVLAESLPRFESVEQMMTSLASVLLLMADYTLNFYKLSNDLPSLLAAACIAAVRQVSGLPKVWTPFLTKLTSYTENMVEPYIKIITLYHFYHSPGHVVRSHKSETLWQSPDSGFEEQLLPPRVKVVAASKIETLNFISLKLEATDKENTTRKLSRDYQYEVQDSKRSKLDQT; translated from the exons ATGCGAAGGCGACGTATCCGTTTCCTTTCCAGGCAAATTGATTATAGGCCACAGCTCATTCAACTCTGTCAGTTGATCATACGCACATACAAACTCAGCCGTTGTGCACTGCATCTGT CCATATACTATCTGGATCGCTTTATGGATGTCTACACGATCAGAGCGGACAAGTTGCAGCTGGTGGCTCTCACCTGTCTGCACATTGCAGCACAGATCGAGAATCGGGATGCTTTTGTGCCACGCTACAGTGATATGAATCGCATTGTGATGAACTCTTACACACTCTTCGAGTACAAGGCTGTGGAACGCAAGGTGCTCACATTTTTCGACTTTCAACTGATGCGACCCACCACAGCAAGCTTTATAGAGATGCTGTCGTGCAAGTATGTGACCCGAGACGATTATGTAGACTACATGAAGAGCTTGGATGAATCTCCGGTACTAGCCGAGAGTTTGCCGCGTTTTGAGAGCGTGGAACAAATGATGACGTCATTGGCATCGGTCCTATTATTAATGGCCGACTATACCCTTAACT TTTATAAATTAAGCAACGATCTGCCTTCATTGCTGGCAGCCGCCTGCATTGCTGCAGTGCGTCAAGTGAGCGGATTGCCAAAGGTCTGGACACCTTTTCTCACCAAGCTAACGTCCTACACCGAGAATATGGTTGAGCCATATATCAAAATCATAACCCTTTATCATTTCTATCATAGTCCGGGCCACGTCGTGAGAAGCCACAAATCGGAGACTTTGTGGCAAAGTCCCGATTCCGGTTTCGAGGAGCAATTGTTGCCACCACGCGTCAAAGTTGTTGCAGCGTCAAAAATCGAGACCTTAAATTTTATAAGCTTGAAGTTGGAAGCGACTGATAAAGAAAACACGACACGCAAGCTCAGTCGCGATTATCAATACGAAGTGCAGGATTCGAAGCGTTCGAAGTTGGATCAGACCTAA
- the LOC133843089 gene encoding probable RNA helicase armi, producing the protein MYAYLRSVLESVKQKSNTEELLAMEHNILDEEEQKESDEADGLIDKGNTSDEDDDNEASSSRCSKRKGVITQVIAKGGFINNTIPFEKKAALELFNDLHAGCVVEYLSYKTLHGDERVVKIENILEYNWEDQELNKMQQALDALKLDKPKFFNTQTSKILGVIKRRLPSSIEVETDYGDHSVELDNIEVSFIPRKGDAVNLECNVQLDEGYVDKQGEILEVLKVCPARIETNEKCIVERVFEEFCVLDLNGYVLKEDLPNDCELHLGDILKADLIECSYGKYSRRAIKISLLEKNFGQVKKTLENHSASKHAINIDGKDRYVFSELWKKEKVTLKVRSNCNRGFTLNSIEIKNSDAAQISVVEPLSPRNLTIGEDISIVLEVHTKFIGESKERFVLHFDNFKVARHLTVIVCNSDIEAKESELRLIAAEHMRVFGRTEAQRSRYYANQVWSTKNVLVQGQPTIAKCRFQKHRIGSFEVPVALRQIVLGIERRLDMDHELTTQYPYLEGPLTIENYVQRFGVLLHLEEINLTVSMRNYDRERAHFCRDGEFLSLHIENLAERRPSLVLGDTVHAINPWADVNSKDTKIYEGFVHKVLHNRILLKFNAGFQDPYNGEDYRLTFHFSRMPFRKQHFAIRQALTQIGEETLFPTTIIKHENPQLDIQFKDNTMHLYSDQLRWFNKSLNSIQKRAVANILRGEAKNTPYVIFGPPGTGKTVTLVETVLQLVHNLPSSRLLVCAPSNSAADLITKHIIDSKVLPHGEFIRLVGQNQIERGLIPDELIRHCGTAEVGIADNRTESMVVTEAGLKLRCQSKFIALRRIIISTCTTMGNFLQMDFPSNHFTHLLIDEAAQCTEPETMVPIMVLKHGQLILAGDPQQLQAVVLDPKARQYGMNISFLERLLQLEPYRKDKQRFPDFSGYNPCLLTKLLNNYRALPTIMDVYSKLFYDDELISMVSEKDSRELHLLTDLHEIFKPIRDIPYNHGTFFRGIIGENLQEIDSPSWFNPAEAREVFLTTIHLYRRNVKPDQIGIVTPYAKQVKSIRDMFIVADVVMPKIGTAEEFQGQERDIILISTVRSSETIITNDLKFNLGFVQCRRRMNVGISRARALLIVFGNPSLLSLDDNWRKLILYCAHNNAYFGCELPRSVLKNGNDEDDNDDDDTDSGSQSDG; encoded by the exons ATGTACGCGTATTTGCGCAGTGTTCTTGAATCGGTGAAGCAGAAGAGCAACACCGAAGAACTTTTAGCTATGGAGCATAACATACTGGACGAAGAGGAGCAAAAGGAGAGTGATGAAGCAGATGGATTGATAGACAAGGGCAACACTAGTGATGAGGACGATGACAATGAGGCTTCCTCGTCACGATGCTCTAAGCGGAAAGGCGTCATTACGCAAGTAATTGCCAAAGGCGGTTTTATTAACAACACTATTCCATTTGAAAAGAAGGCAGCACTTGAATTATTTAACGATCTGCACGCTGGTTGTGTGGTCGAATATTTATCCTACAAGACCCTGCACGGTGATGAGAGAGTCGTTAAGATCGAAAACATTCTCGAGTACAATTGGGAAGACCAAGAATTGAACAAG ATGCAACAGGCACTGGATGCACTGAAATTGGACAAACCGAAGTTCTTCAACACACAGACAAGCAAAATTCTGGGCGTCATCAAGCGGCGTTTGCCGTCTAGCATCGAAGTAGAGACTGACTATGGAGACCACAGCGTTGAGTTGGACAACATTGAGGTGTCATTCATACCGAGGAAAGGTGATGCTGTCAATCTCGAGTGCAACGTGCAGCTGGATGAGGGTTATGTGGATAAACAGGGCGAAATATTGGAAGTATTAAAAGTGTGTCCAGCCCGCATAGAAACCAATGAAAAGTGCATTGTGGAACGAGTATTCGAGGAGTTTTGTGTGCTCGATTTGAATGGTTATGTGCTCAAGGAAGACTTACCAAACGATTGCGAATTGCATCTGGGCGATATTCTGAAGGCCGATTTAATCGAGTGCAGCTAT GGCAAATACTCACGTCGTGCCATCAAAATCTCATTGCTGGAAAAGAACTTTGGTCAAGTGAAGAAGACACTTGAGAATCATAGCGCTAGCAAGCATGCAATCAACATAGATGGCAAGGATCGCTACGTTTTCTCGGAACTGTGGAAGAAGGAGAAGGTCACATTGAAAGTGCGTTCGAATTGCAATCGAGGCTTTACCTTGAATAGCATCGAGATCAAGAACAGCGATGCTGCACAGATTAGTGTGGTAGAACCGCTTAGTCCCAGGAATTTGACCATAGGTGAAGATATCTCCATCGTACTCGAAGTACACACGAAATTTATTGGCGAATCGAAAGAAAGATTCGTCTTGCACTTTGACAATTTCAAAGTTGCGCGTCATCTTACCGTTATCGTGTGTAATTCGGACATTGAGGCCAAGGAATCGGAACTACGTCTAATTGCCGCCGAGCACATGCGGGTCTTTGGGCGCACTGAGGCGCAACGATCGCGATATTATGCCAATCAAGTGTGGTCCACCAAGAATGTGCTTGTGCAGGGTCAACCCACAATAGCCAAATGCCGCTTCCAAAAGCACCGCATTGGATCATTCGAAGTGCCGGTGGCACTGCGTCAAATTGTTCTCGGCATTGAGCGTCGTCTCGATATGGATCATGAGTTGACCACTCAATATCCATACCTTGAGGGTCCACTCACCATTGAGAACTATGTGCAGCGGTTTGGCGTGCTGCTGCACCTCGAGGAGATTAATCTAACGGTTAGTATGCGCAACTATGATCGAGAGCGTGCCCATTTTTGCCGCGACGGCGAATTTCTTTCGCTGCACATTGAGAATCTAGCAGAGCGCCGTCCGTCGCTGGTGCTGGGCGATACAGTGCACGCCATCAATCCCTGGGCGGATGTCAACAGCAAGGATACGAAGATCTATGAGGGTTTTGTCCATAAGGTGCTCCACAATCGCATTCTCTTGAAATTTAACGCTGGCTTCCAGGATCCCTACAATGGCGAAGATTATCGCTTGACCTTCCACTTCTCACGGATGCCGTTCCGTAAACAGCATTTCGCCATCAGGCAAGCTCTTACCCAAATTGGCGAAGAAACCTTGTTTCCCACAACTATCATCAAGCACGAGAATCCACAATTGGACATTCAATTCAAGGATAACACAATGCATCTGTATAGCGATCAATTGCGGTGGTTTAACAAATCACTGAATTCCATTCAAAAACGTGCTGTTGCGAATATTCTGCGTGGCGAAGCGAAGAACACGCCGTATGTCATCTTTGGTCCGCCAGGCACGGGCAAAACTGTCACGCTAGTCGAGACTGTGCTGCAGTTGGTTCACAATTTGCCCTCATCTCGTTTGCTGGTCTGCGCTCCTTCGAACAGCGCTGCGGATCTCATCACCAAGCACATCATTGACAGCAAAGTTTTACCGCATGGCGAATTCATACGTCTCGTTGGACAGAATCAGATTGAGAGGGGTTTAATACCCGATGAGCTGATCAGACACTGTGGCACAGCAGAGGTCGGCATCGCAGATAATCGCACCGAAAGC ATGGTTGTGACTGAAGCGGGTCTCAAGCTGCGTTGCCAGTCGAAATTCATCGCTTTGCGCCGCATTATCATTAGCACCTGCACCACAATGGGCAACTTTCTGCAAATGGACTTTCCAAGCAATCACTTTACACACTTACTCATCGATGAGGCAGCCCAATGCACCGAACCAGAAACTATGGTGCCAATTATGGTGCTCAAGCACGGCCAATTAATTCTCGCTGGCGACCCTCAGCAGCTGCAGGCAGTTGTGCTTGACCCAAAGGCCAGGCAGTACGGCATGAATATCTCGTTCTTGGAACGTCTTCTGCAGCTTGAACCTTATCGCAAGGATAAGCAACGTTTTCCTGACTTCTCTGGGTACAATCCTTGCCTGCTAACGAAATTGTTGAACAATTATCGTGCGCTGCCCACTATAATGGATGTCTATAGTAAACTATTTTATGACGATGAGCTCATCTCTATGGTCTCTGAGAAGGATTCGCGCGAGTTGCATTTGTTGACGGACTTGCATGAGATTTTTAAGCCCATCAGGGATATTCCATATAATCACGGAACCTTCTTTCGTGGCATCATTGGTGAAAATTTACAGGAAATTGACTCCCCATCGTGGTTTAATCCCGCTGAGGCCCGAGAGGTCTTTCTAACGACCATTCACTTGTATCGCCGCAATGTGAAGCCAGATCAGATTGGCATAGTGACTCCGTACGCTAAGCAGGTCAAGTCCATCAGGGACATGTTCATTGTGGCTGACGTGGTCATGCCAAAGATTGGCACTGCCGAGGAATTCCAAGGACAG GAACGTGACATTATTCTCATTTCAACCGTGCGGTCCTCAGAAACCATAATCACAAATGATCTCAAGTTCAATTTGGGATTTGTCCAGTGCAGGAGACGCATGAATGTTGGCATCTCTCGTGCTCGTGCTTTGCTCATAGTCTTTGGCAACCCCAGCCTGCTTTCTCTCGATGACAATTGGCGTAAATTGATTCTTTATTGTGCCCACAATAATGCATATTTTGGCTGTGAATTGCCACGATCCGTACTTAAGAACGGAAATGATgaagatgataatgatgatgatgacactGACTCGGGCAGTCAGTCAGACGGTTAA